Proteins from one Choloepus didactylus isolate mChoDid1 chromosome 4, mChoDid1.pri, whole genome shotgun sequence genomic window:
- the LOC119532754 gene encoding small integral membrane protein 15-like yields the protein MSHFSISLGSRVSAFKSGKVFDIKVWTECVVKWAVKDPCGFLMTVILVLTPLFLASAVLSWKLARMIEAREKEQKKKQKHQENIAKAK from the exons ATGTCTCATTTCAGCATCAGCCTTGGATCCAGGGTCTCAGCATTTAAATCAG GAAAGGTGTTTGATATAAAAGTTTGGACTGAGTGTGTTGTGAAATGGGCTGTGAAGGACCCATGTGGCTTCCTTATGACAGTGATTTTGGTCCTTACTCCATTGTTCCTAGCAAGTGCTGTACTGTCCTGGAAATTGGCCAGGATGATTGAGGCcagagaaaaggagcagaagaagaaacaaaaacatcaagaaaatattgcaaaagccaaatga